In Musa acuminata AAA Group cultivar baxijiao chromosome BXJ3-9, Cavendish_Baxijiao_AAA, whole genome shotgun sequence, a single genomic region encodes these proteins:
- the LOC135649272 gene encoding probable glutathione peroxidase 2: MHSIRSWAFSALILAVAVVFFDWPSPPLQEMAGDIPGSLYDIAVKDMDGNDVNLGSYSGKVLLIVNVASKCGFTNSNYKEMNVLYDKYKDKVCQSGNSNH, encoded by the exons ATGCATTCGATCCGGAGCTGGGCCTTCTCCGCCCTGATCCTGGCTGTCGCCGTCGTCTTCTTCGACTGGCCGTCTCCTCCTCTTCAAGAAATGGCCGGAGATATTCCCGGATCCTTGTATGACATCGCTGTGAAG GATATGGACGGGAATGATGTCAACCTGGGCAGCTACAGTGGGAAGGTTCTTCTCATTGTCAACGTTGCCTCCAAGTG TGGTTTCACAAATTCCAACTACAAGGAAATGAATGTTCTCTATGACAAGTACAAAGATAAGG TTTGCCAGTCAGGAAACAGCAACCATTGA
- the LOC103997495 gene encoding ribonuclease 1, giving the protein MRSASHVKLVGRGGWLRRGQPFLDRAAMDPATTRPQPVCSTMGLYYPPSPRQLDSSCRMAILKALPGICLLVLLLCLSSSPAARAASKPDYLILKLMWPGSYCASLQPTGKCCMPTNGEPAADFLVQALETYDSATGKPVTGCSRSCVFKILPLVNMLDNLYTYYANLTCPSNSGMPHWKDVWCTYGTCSSLNQSLYFDRALQLRKKVDPLVNLGSSGIIPHATKSYSLDDINDALVPRIGFSFTVVCTRNYILWPFFYEDYLYQIRVCVSSDGRSIIGCPNGRESNCGDTVKFPPVSYPLQGREDDAVSKTVIELPSGDEMAL; this is encoded by the exons ATGAGATCTGCAAGCCACGTGAAACTCGTGGGGAGAGGCGGATGGCTGAGACGAGGACAGCCATTTCTTGATAGAGCTGCCATGGATCCCGCCACCACCAGGCCACAACCAGTGTGTTCCACGATGGGCTTATATTATCCACCATCACCAAGGCAACTCGACAGCTCCTGCAGAATGGCTATCCTCAAGGCTCTTCCTGGGATCTGCTTGCTTGTCTTGCTGTTATGCTTGTCTTCCTCTCCGGCGGCAAGGGCAGCTTCGAAGCCCGACTACCTGATCTTGAAACTTATG TGGCCAGGAAGCTACTGTGCTAGCTTGCAACCGACAGGGAAGTGCTGTATGCCGACGAATGGCGAGCCGGCGGCGGACTTCCTCGTCCAAGCCCTGGAAACCTACGACAGCGCCACCGGTAAACCGGTCACCGGCTGCAGCAGAAGCTGCGTCTTCAAGATACTTCCG CTGGTGAACATGCTCGACAACTTGTACACGTACTACGCCAACCTGACCTGCCCCAGCAACAGCGGGATGCCCCACTGGAAGGACGTGTGGTGCACCTACGGCACTTGCTCCAGCCTCAACCAGTCGCTCTACTTCGACCGGGCGCTTCAACTCAGGAAGAAGGTGGATCCCCTCGTCAACCTGGGCTCGAGTGGGATCATACCGCACGCGACGAAGAGCTACAGCCTGGACGACATCAACGACGCGTTGGTGCCCAGGATCGGGTTCTCGTTCACGGTGGTGTGCACCAGGAATTACATTCTCTGGCCTTTCTTCTACGAAGACTACCTCTACCAGATCCGCGTCTGCGTCTCCAGCGACGGGAGGTCGATCATCGGCTGTCCCAACGGCAGGGAGAGTAACTGCGGCGACACGGTCAAGTTCCCCCCTGTGTCGTACCCACTGCAGGGCCGTGAAGACGACGCCGTTTCCAAGACAGTGATCGAGTTGCCCTCCGGCGACGAGATGGCACTGTGA
- the LOC103997492 gene encoding ribonuclease 3-like produces MAGSKALPTFCFLLCAASCALAAASYDYMILSLRWPGTRCQPGWNGKPTCCVDPLIGNPEPDFLVDTMETYDSATGKLVAKCEPNCRFLINPLVDLLDDLNAYWPSLSCPAQNGKQVWKAAWCTYGNCTSLSEVNYFSRALQLRARADILRALGSKAIIPSETKSYSLEDIEDALVPKIGFSAVVECTTEMGVLSREYLLSRVRICVSADGKSLIGCPFSRKSNCGSKVKFYPFTDDMLGRPRHPAVDHIKLPSDKAMTQ; encoded by the exons ATGGCCGGCTCAAAGGCTCTTCCCACGTTCTGCTTCCTCTTGTGCGCCGCCTCTTGTGCGCTAGCAGCTGCTTCATACGACTACATGATCCTGTCTCTCAGA TGGCCGGGGACTCGCTGCCAGCCAGGGTGGAACGGGAAGCCGACCTGCTGCGTTGACCCGCTCATCGGCAACCCCGAGCCAGACTTCCTGGTGGACACCATGGAGACCTACGACAGCGCCACCGGCAAGCTCGTCGCCAAGTGCGAACCCAACTGCCGCTTCTTGATAAACCCG CTTGTCGATCTGTTGGACGACTTGAACGCCTACTGGCCCAGCTTGAGCTGCCCAGCCCAGAACGGGAAGCAGGTGTGGAAGGCCGCCTGGTGTACCTACGGCAACTGTACCAGCCTCAGCGAGGTGAATTACTTCAGCCGGGCGCTTCAGCTCCGGGCTCGAGCGGACATCCTCCGTGCCCTCGGCTCCAAAG CCATCATCCCGTCGGAGACGAAGAGCTACAGTTTGGAGGACATCGAGGACGCGCTGGTGCCCAAGATCGGGTTCTCGGCGGTGGTGGAGTGCACCACGGAGATGGGCGTGCTGAGTCGGGAATACCTGCTCTCCAGAGTCCGCATCTGCGTCTCCGCCGACGGCAAGTCTCTCATCGGTTGTCCCTTCTCCAGGAAGAGCAACTGCGGCAGCAAGGTCAAGTTCTACCCGTTCACGGACGACATGCTCGGGCGCCCGCGCCATCCGGCGGTCGACCATATCAAGTTGCCATCGGACAAGGCGATGACTCAGTGA
- the LOC103997493 gene encoding ribonuclease 3-like encodes MAGSKALPTFCFLLCAASCALAAASYDYMILSLIWPGTSCQPGWTGKPTCCVDPLIDNPEIDFLVETMETYDSATGKLVANCEPSCRFLINPLVDLLDDLYAYWPSLSCPAQNGKQVWKAAWCTFGNCTSLSEVNYFGRALQLRARADVLHALGSKAIIPSETKSYSLEDIEDALVPKIGFSAVVECTTEMGVLSREYLLSRVRICVSADGKSIIGCPFARKSNCGSKVKFYPFTDDMLGRPRHPAAGHIKLPSDKAICVRCHADIIIIILALKHDDLPVCRMSSSSCHMLE; translated from the exons ATGGCTGGCTCAAAGGCTCTTCCCACGTTCTGCTTCCTCTTGTGTGCCGCCTCTTGTGCGCTAGCAGCTGCTTCATACGACTACATGATCCTGTCTCTCATA TGGCCGGGGACTAGCTGCCAGCCAGGGTGGACCGGGAAGCCGACCTGCTGCGTTGACCCGCTCATCGACAACCCCGAGATAGACTTCCTGGTGGAGACCATGGAGACTTACGACAGCGCCACCGGCAAGCTCGTCGCCAACTGCGAACCCAGCTGCCGCTTCTTGATAAACCCG CTTGTCGATCTGTTGGACGACTTGTACGCCTACTGGCCCAGCTTGAGCTGCCCAGCCCAGAACGGGAAGCAGGTGTGGAAGGCCGCCTGGTGTACCTTCGGCAACTGTACCAGCCTCAGCGAGGTGAATTACTTCGGCCGGGCGCTTCAGCTCCGGGCTCGAGCCGACGTCCTCCATGCCCTCGGCTCCAAAG CCATCATCCCGTCGGAGACGAAGAGCTACAGTTTGGAGGACATCGAGGACGCGCTGGTGCCCAAGATCGGGTTCTCGGCGGTGGTGGAGTGCACCACGGAGATGGGCGTGCTGAGTCGGGAATACCTGCTCTCCAGAGTCCGCATCTGCGTCTCCGCCGACGGCAAGTCTATCATCGGTTGTCCCTTCGCCAGGAAGAGCAACTGCGGCAGCAAGGTCAAGTTCTACCCGTTCACGGACGACATGCTCGGGCGCCCGCGCCATCCGGCGGCCGGCCATATCAAGTTGCCATCGGACAAGGCGATATGTGTACGATGTCATGcggatatcatcatcatcatcttggcACTAAAACACGATGATTTGCCTGTGTGTAGGATGTCATCATCGTCTTGCCATATGCTGGAATAA